Proteins encoded by one window of Qingrenia yutianensis:
- a CDS encoding type III pantothenate kinase, whose amino-acid sequence MLLVTDVGNTHITMGVYDGDNLKVSWRIATNKDKSADEIGIMLLNFFKFDNIDYKKIENVIISSVVPPIMYSLTHAMRKYLGIEPIIVDSNVKSKLKIKYDNKNEVGADRIVNAIGAISIYKVPMLIVDFGTATTFCAINEKYEYLGGAIMPGVKISMEALFEKTAKLPRIEISKPDRSIGTNTVNSMRSGVYYGYVGSVDYIVQKMKDELNAPDAEVIATGGLARMIAEESKTITHIDSSLTLKGLLEIFKQGDYKNV is encoded by the coding sequence ATGCTTCTTGTTACAGACGTTGGAAATACACACATAACTATGGGTGTTTATGACGGCGATAATCTTAAAGTAAGCTGGAGAATTGCCACAAATAAAGACAAATCAGCGGACGAAATCGGAATTATGCTTCTCAATTTCTTCAAGTTTGACAATATCGACTACAAAAAAATTGAAAATGTCATCATTTCGTCGGTTGTTCCGCCGATTATGTATTCACTCACGCACGCAATGCGCAAATATCTAGGCATTGAGCCGATTATCGTCGACAGCAACGTTAAATCAAAGCTTAAAATAAAATACGACAACAAAAACGAAGTGGGCGCAGACCGCATTGTTAACGCAATCGGCGCGATAAGCATTTACAAAGTACCTATGCTGATTGTGGATTTCGGCACGGCGACGACTTTTTGCGCGATAAACGAAAAGTACGAATATCTCGGCGGTGCGATTATGCCGGGCGTTAAAATTTCGATGGAGGCGCTTTTTGAAAAAACCGCAAAGCTTCCGAGAATTGAAATATCAAAACCTGACCGTTCAATCGGCACCAACACCGTAAATTCAATGCGTTCGGGCGTATACTACGGCTATGTTGGCAGTGTCGATTATATTGTTCAGAAAATGAAAGACGAACTTAATGCTCCCGATGCGGAGGTTATCGCGACTGGCGGACTTGCGCGAATGATTGCCGAGGAGTCGAAAACCATAACGCACATTGATTCGTCGCTCACTCTTAAGGGACTTTTGGAAATTTTTAAACAGGGAGATTACAAAAATGTATAA
- a CDS encoding aminotransferase class I/II-fold pyridoxal phosphate-dependent enzyme, which produces MKFTEYINDGLKKYAYSKKISFQTPAHKGKLDIMTEDFFGMDMGELDVVKGMPNPTAYVKMSQNQLARIYGSERSFYLLNGASTGILASLTLCLKQNDMIIVDRNCHKSVINAIILLGLLPIFVEPTYMHRFGFGGGFDYDALERTVATFPNAKAILITSPNYYGAVCDIEKITTLAHTNNMFMIVDEAHGAHFNFCDKLPKSAAALGADFVVHSASKTLGGLNGSAFLHVNCNNFLNKEILAAISMYQTSSSSYAAMAALEKAVFEADEYSEKYEKMLRAVSEAAEYVNNNSNAYWLDDEIVGTADVFAYDKTRIVVNFAFSGVSGYDAAQVLNSRFDIKVELCDDLNIVCIFTPYNKLSDVKKLAKAIVTIAGKTVGIKELSDRPSKGVTHAMKLTPRDAFFADAEPVELKDALGRVSKNIVCKYPPGIPILIPGDVISSEHIRAVLEILDSGAEISGIREDFTIDVVKRRNSGEEN; this is translated from the coding sequence GTGAAATTTACCGAATATATAAATGACGGACTTAAAAAATATGCATACAGCAAAAAAATATCGTTTCAAACACCTGCGCACAAGGGAAAACTTGACATTATGACCGAGGATTTTTTCGGTATGGATATGGGCGAGCTTGACGTTGTAAAAGGTATGCCCAACCCGACCGCGTACGTTAAAATGAGTCAAAATCAGCTTGCGCGCATTTACGGCTCGGAGCGCAGTTTTTATCTTTTGAACGGCGCAAGCACGGGAATTTTAGCGTCACTCACGCTTTGCCTTAAGCAAAACGATATGATTATCGTAGACAGAAACTGCCACAAATCGGTGATAAATGCGATAATTCTTTTGGGACTTCTCCCGATTTTCGTTGAGCCGACGTATATGCACCGTTTCGGTTTCGGCGGCGGTTTTGACTACGACGCTTTGGAACGCACGGTTGCGACTTTTCCTAACGCAAAGGCAATTTTAATCACTTCGCCGAACTATTACGGCGCGGTATGCGATATTGAAAAAATAACCACCCTCGCCCACACAAACAATATGTTTATGATTGTTGACGAGGCGCACGGCGCACATTTTAATTTTTGCGATAAACTTCCCAAATCGGCGGCGGCGCTCGGTGCGGATTTTGTGGTTCACAGCGCGTCAAAAACGCTCGGAGGTCTTAACGGCTCGGCATTTTTGCACGTTAACTGCAACAATTTTTTAAATAAAGAAATTCTCGCCGCAATTTCTATGTATCAGACGTCCAGCTCGTCTTACGCGGCTATGGCGGCGCTTGAAAAGGCGGTTTTCGAGGCGGATGAATATTCGGAAAAATACGAAAAAATGCTCCGCGCCGTGTCGGAGGCGGCGGAATATGTAAACAACAATTCAAACGCGTACTGGCTGGACGACGAAATCGTCGGAACGGCGGACGTTTTTGCGTATGACAAAACGCGTATCGTCGTGAACTTTGCGTTTTCGGGTGTGAGCGGTTATGACGCGGCACAGGTGCTTAATTCCCGTTTTGACATAAAAGTTGAACTTTGCGACGACTTAAATATCGTGTGCATTTTTACGCCGTACAACAAACTATCGGACGTTAAAAAGCTTGCGAAAGCGATTGTTACCATAGCGGGCAAAACGGTTGGAATAAAAGAGCTTTCCGACCGTCCGTCAAAGGGTGTCACCCACGCTATGAAACTCACTCCTCGCGACGCATTTTTTGCCGACGCAGAACCTGTTGAACTTAAAGACGCGCTCGGCAGAGTGTCTAAAAATATCGTGTGCAAATATCCGCCGGGAATACCCATTCTGATCCCCGGCGACGTTATATCGAGCGAGCATATCAGAGCGGTGCTCGAAATTCTCGACAGCGGTGCGGAAATTTCGGGCATACGCGAGGATTTTACAATAGATGTTGTAAAACGCAGAAATTCAGGCGAAGAAAATTGA
- a CDS encoding S-layer homology domain-containing protein, giving the protein MSENVLYEIDGTLKNENLSLANAKITAKNADGKDVSFGDITKNTGTYTVVIDYSGFDGIGSENYQGNGSVTSEVVVYRKSSGGGSGESAFDDVGTDAWYYDAVTALANMGIIKGTGGNRLDPDGEITRAEFIAAAMRFTDIDAKGTVTFTDVAQDHWAAKEISSAASLGWISGNDDGTFSPDDLLERSSAAKIVNNMLGRKADIEYINAHRDGITLFDDVPSWKWYCGDVAEASNTHGFEKINGAESWK; this is encoded by the coding sequence TTGAGCGAAAATGTTTTATATGAAATAGACGGCACACTCAAAAACGAAAATCTTTCTTTGGCAAATGCAAAGATTACCGCAAAAAATGCGGACGGAAAAGACGTTTCGTTCGGCGATATTACAAAAAACACCGGTACATACACCGTTGTGATTGATTACAGCGGTTTTGACGGTATCGGCAGTGAAAATTATCAGGGAAACGGCTCCGTTACTTCTGAAGTTGTTGTTTACAGAAAAAGCAGCGGCGGCGGTTCGGGCGAAAGCGCATTTGATGATGTGGGAACTGACGCTTGGTATTATGACGCTGTTACGGCTCTTGCAAATATGGGCATCATAAAGGGAACGGGCGGCAACCGCCTCGACCCCGACGGCGAAATAACGCGTGCGGAATTTATTGCGGCGGCAATGAGGTTTACCGATATTGATGCAAAAGGAACTGTGACATTCACCGATGTTGCACAGGATCACTGGGCGGCAAAGGAAATTTCAAGCGCCGCATCTCTCGGCTGGATTTCGGGAAATGACGACGGCACATTCAGTCCCGACGATTTGCTCGAACGTTCCTCCGCTGCAAAAATTGTCAACAATATGCTCGGAAGAAAGGCAGACATCGAATACATCAACGCGCACAGGGACGGTATAACGCTGTTTGACGATGTTCCGTCTTGGAAGTGGTACTGCGGAGATGTTGCGGAGGCATCAAATACGCACGGATTTGAAAAAATTAACGGCGCGGAAAGTTGGAAATAA
- a CDS encoding biotin--[acetyl-CoA-carboxylase] ligase has translation MSVKENILKIFNENRGESFSGQELAKRLNVSRNAVWKAVGELKKDGYRFDAVSGRGYALLCDNDVLEKDGIYNNLKNKDFYYIDVFDKVNSTNKIARQRASDGEKEGYVCIASSQTEGRGRMGRNFFSPDKSGLYLSVILRPRISVQSSALITTAAASAVARAIDFLSGENSKIKWVNDIFVNGKKVCGILTEASTAVEEGRLDYAVLGIGVNVYAPSGGFPKEIENIAGCVFDKQKSDMKNRLTAKILDNFYEYYKNLESREFVEYYKEKQLAVGKDITVISAGARYTAHCTGITDDCSLIAKKENGETVILSSGEISIRIK, from the coding sequence ATGAGTGTAAAAGAAAATATACTTAAAATATTTAATGAAAACCGAGGCGAAAGCTTTTCAGGACAGGAACTTGCAAAAAGGCTTAACGTGTCGCGCAACGCCGTGTGGAAAGCGGTCGGCGAGCTGAAAAAGGACGGCTACCGTTTTGACGCGGTGAGCGGAAGAGGCTACGCGCTTTTGTGCGACAACGACGTTCTCGAAAAAGACGGAATTTATAACAATCTCAAAAACAAGGATTTTTACTATATTGACGTTTTTGATAAAGTAAATTCGACAAATAAAATTGCCCGTCAAAGAGCGTCGGACGGCGAAAAAGAGGGATATGTGTGCATTGCCTCGTCGCAGACCGAAGGCAGAGGACGTATGGGCAGAAACTTTTTTTCGCCCGACAAATCGGGACTTTATTTAAGCGTAATTCTGCGCCCCCGAATATCGGTTCAGTCCTCGGCGCTCATCACAACCGCGGCGGCATCGGCAGTTGCGCGTGCCATTGATTTTTTAAGCGGTGAAAATTCAAAAATAAAATGGGTTAACGATATTTTTGTAAACGGAAAAAAAGTGTGCGGAATACTTACCGAGGCATCAACCGCGGTTGAAGAAGGCAGACTCGACTATGCAGTTTTGGGTATCGGCGTTAACGTTTATGCGCCGAGCGGAGGATTTCCGAAAGAAATCGAAAACATTGCAGGGTGCGTGTTTGACAAGCAAAAAAGCGATATGAAAAACCGTCTTACAGCAAAAATTCTCGACAATTTTTATGAGTATTACAAAAATCTCGAAAGCCGTGAATTTGTTGAATATTATAAAGAAAAACAGCTTGCCGTCGGCAAAGATATAACCGTCATTTCGGCAGGTGCTCGGTACACGGCACATTGCACGGGGATAACCGACGATTGCAGTCTTATCGCAAAAAAAGAAAACGGCGAAACGGTGATTTTATCGTCGGGCGAAATAAGCATAAGAATAAAATAG
- a CDS encoding S-layer homology domain-containing protein, with protein sequence MEAQVEAKLKKLLCGILTVCMLASLIPLSVFASSEVTAIDLTLAKPKAGEAPSYTATVTDGSGLEVISVKWSPSDDVFIEGKTYTVTIDVGIKEGFDGTFAKADKISATMNGYKIHRVKNNGANVTVKFGWNLSADKPVTAPTAPSVTNTAVKAVSTKSGFSDVADSAYYANAVKWAVDKKITSGTSATTFSPDDTCTRAQILTFLWRAVGSPKSNSPVPFGDVNSEDYFADASSWAKGKDMVSGSNFEPDTPCTRAFTVIYLWKNAGSPKTEISDKFSDVNANADYAQAVAWAVNNGVTSGTSATTFSPVDTCTRGQIVTFLNRALSVFDVTKDDNTIKTPENNNQENNNQENKTDVPVINPTETDKTTETGKTDEKTDTSKNDKNTKTDETTKDNTTKNDNTKTDDSSLEEVKQNTQNKAKYDTAKYETAVKKALREALGDNLGSDLTQLQKALLLHDWLLLNCQYDETVSKEYVHSEYGAMVNGWAVCSGYARAYSDLLSRVGIEAEYVYGYVGKASMETAHAWNRVTIDGKKYHVDVTFDDPVPDVKGRTMHTYFLVSDAKLKDHIGYNLHCTDTKYDDNQILHKYHAPLIWDERINKFYYVDGTAVKTTSDLSEPITSSSAKDGVNPTSAIMTDDGKFLCFAKPNNSTSEYPMYLYCIETGEYYNYTVKGVKNIIFDRLVQNGNNIEPSRDYYKNGAHYMTKADASIPIPTSTKKRSVVFDPNYSGVKTASLEYLNDYWTNGGGSLDELTRKGYTFGGWYTAKDGGEKIESLDDINGSSVTLYAHWWSGWTITKEPTASETGKAVRELDGYPSVKEEVTIPELSDTSVWKKTQSISATTSRDGFERYTSEYGDVKVIIPKLEEKFEYGIKYKDGSVCITVIDENTYNVGFEAKENGEVISTGNRRVITNGAGEYRAIYPKNFTPSGTVTATLYDKDMNSICSTEYEVK encoded by the coding sequence GTGGAAGCACAAGTGGAAGCAAAGTTAAAAAAATTGTTATGCGGTATTTTGACGGTTTGTATGCTTGCAAGCCTTATTCCGCTTTCGGTTTTTGCGTCAAGCGAGGTTACAGCCATTGACCTGACGCTGGCAAAACCGAAGGCAGGCGAGGCGCCGTCGTATACGGCAACAGTGACGGATGGTTCGGGATTAGAGGTAATCAGCGTCAAGTGGTCGCCGTCGGACGATGTTTTTATTGAGGGCAAAACATACACCGTTACAATAGATGTCGGCATAAAAGAAGGCTTTGACGGAACTTTTGCAAAGGCTGACAAAATATCGGCAACAATGAACGGATACAAGATACACAGAGTGAAAAACAACGGTGCGAATGTTACGGTTAAATTCGGCTGGAATCTCTCGGCTGACAAACCCGTTACTGCGCCGACTGCACCGTCCGTCACAAACACCGCAGTTAAAGCTGTAAGCACAAAAAGCGGATTTTCCGACGTTGCAGACAGTGCTTACTATGCAAACGCAGTTAAATGGGCGGTGGATAAAAAAATTACGTCGGGAACATCTGCAACGACATTTTCACCCGACGACACCTGCACACGCGCGCAGATACTTACATTTTTGTGGAGAGCGGTAGGCAGTCCGAAAAGCAATTCGCCGGTACCGTTCGGCGATGTAAATTCCGAAGACTATTTTGCTGACGCGTCGAGTTGGGCAAAAGGCAAGGATATGGTTTCGGGAAGTAATTTCGAGCCGGACACACCCTGCACAAGGGCGTTTACCGTTATCTATCTTTGGAAAAACGCAGGAAGTCCCAAAACAGAGATTTCCGATAAATTTTCCGATGTAAACGCAAATGCGGATTATGCGCAGGCGGTTGCGTGGGCGGTTAACAACGGCGTGACAAGCGGAACGTCGGCAACGACTTTTTCGCCCGTCGATACCTGCACAAGAGGACAGATAGTGACCTTTTTAAACCGTGCTCTTTCCGTGTTCGATGTTACGAAAGACGATAACACAATCAAGACGCCCGAGAACAATAATCAAGAAAACAACAATCAGGAAAATAAAACGGACGTACCGGTAATTAACCCGACCGAAACAGATAAAACAACCGAAACAGGCAAAACCGACGAGAAAACCGATACTTCGAAAAATGATAAAAATACCAAAACCGATGAAACAACAAAGGATAATACAACAAAGAACGACAACACCAAAACAGACGATTCATCGCTGGAGGAAGTTAAGCAAAACACGCAGAATAAAGCAAAGTATGATACTGCAAAATATGAAACAGCCGTTAAAAAAGCTCTCCGCGAGGCGCTGGGCGACAATCTCGGCAGTGATCTGACACAGCTTCAAAAGGCGCTTTTGCTTCACGATTGGCTTTTGCTGAACTGCCAATATGATGAAACAGTGTCGAAAGAATATGTTCACAGCGAGTACGGCGCAATGGTAAACGGTTGGGCAGTGTGCAGCGGCTACGCCCGTGCATACAGCGACCTTTTAAGCCGTGTCGGCATTGAGGCGGAGTATGTTTACGGTTACGTAGGAAAAGCCAGTATGGAAACAGCGCATGCGTGGAACCGCGTAACGATTGACGGCAAAAAGTATCACGTTGATGTAACTTTTGATGACCCGGTTCCCGATGTTAAGGGAAGAACAATGCATACCTACTTCCTGGTGAGTGATGCCAAGCTGAAGGATCACATAGGATACAATTTGCACTGTACGGATACAAAGTATGATGACAACCAGATTTTGCATAAATATCATGCACCGCTTATATGGGACGAAAGAATTAACAAGTTTTATTATGTTGACGGAACTGCGGTTAAGACTACCTCCGATTTAAGCGAACCGATAACATCGTCAAGCGCGAAGGACGGTGTTAATCCGACGTCGGCGATTATGACGGACGACGGAAAATTCTTATGCTTCGCTAAACCGAACAATTCTACAAGCGAATATCCGATGTATCTCTATTGCATAGAAACGGGCGAATACTACAATTACACCGTTAAAGGCGTAAAGAATATTATCTTTGACAGACTGGTTCAAAACGGCAATAACATTGAGCCTTCGAGAGATTATTATAAGAACGGTGCGCATTATATGACAAAGGCGGACGCGTCAATTCCCATTCCGACGAGCACCAAGAAACGCTCGGTTGTATTTGACCCCAACTACAGCGGAGTAAAAACGGCAAGCCTGGAGTATCTTAACGACTACTGGACAAACGGCGGCGGTTCGCTTGATGAGCTGACGAGAAAAGGCTATACTTTCGGCGGTTGGTACACCGCAAAGGACGGCGGAGAAAAAATTGAGTCACTTGATGACATAAACGGAAGCAGTGTGACGCTTTACGCTCACTGGTGGAGCGGCTGGACCATAACCAAAGAACCCACAGCGTCAGAAACGGGCAAGGCGGTCCGCGAACTTGACGGATATCCGAGCGTTAAAGAAGAAGTTACTATCCCCGAACTTTCGGATACATCTGTATGGAAGAAAACGCAGTCTATAAGCGCAACAACGTCGCGCGACGGTTTTGAGAGATACACCTCCGAATACGGCGATGTCAAAGTTATAATTCCCAAGCTTGAAGAAAAATTCGAGTACGGCATTAAATATAAAGACGGCAGTGTTTGCATCACGGTTATTGATGAAAACACTTATAACGTCGGTTTCGAGGCTAAAGAAAACGGCGAGGTTATAAGCACGGGAAATAGGAGGGTAATAACCAACGGCGCCGGAGAGTACAGGGCGATTTATCCCAAGAACTTTACTCCGAGCGGTACCGTTACCGCAACGCTTTACGACAAAGATATGAACTCTATTTGTTCAACCGAATATGAAGTAAAATAA
- the dusB gene encoding tRNA dihydrouridine synthase DusB encodes MNKNNSDIKIGNVKLKNRVFAAPMAGVSDLAFRRVCRKYGASLAYSEMISSKALFYNDRKTLEIIKTDEFDKPLAVQIFGSDEKIMAQTAYKALSTGADILDINMGCPAPKVVKCGDGSALLKDTSKIAKIVSEVKMAVNVPVTVKIRSGFDTVTAVETAKIIEQSGADAICIHPRTREMYYSGKADWSIIKDVKNAVKIPVIGNGDIQSPYDAEKMFDETNCDFIMVGRGAQGNPFIFGQILSYLETGEFREMPPSERLETLIWQLDMLIADKGEYIGSQEARKHVAWYTKGLKNSAEIRYKVNTSRSFAELKNCITEYFSSL; translated from the coding sequence ATGAATAAAAATAACAGCGATATAAAAATAGGAAACGTAAAACTGAAAAACAGAGTGTTTGCGGCGCCTATGGCAGGTGTGAGCGACCTTGCATTCAGGCGCGTATGCCGAAAATACGGCGCGTCGCTTGCATACAGCGAGATGATAAGCTCAAAAGCGCTTTTTTACAACGACCGCAAAACGCTTGAAATAATTAAAACGGACGAATTTGACAAACCGCTTGCGGTGCAGATTTTCGGCAGCGACGAAAAAATCATGGCACAAACGGCATATAAGGCATTGTCGACGGGCGCGGACATTTTGGACATCAATATGGGTTGCCCTGCGCCGAAAGTTGTAAAATGCGGTGACGGCAGTGCGCTTTTGAAGGATACGTCAAAAATCGCAAAAATCGTGTCGGAGGTAAAAATGGCGGTCAATGTTCCCGTAACGGTGAAAATCAGGAGCGGATTTGACACGGTAACCGCAGTTGAAACGGCAAAAATAATCGAACAGAGCGGTGCGGACGCGATATGCATTCACCCGAGAACGCGCGAAATGTATTATTCGGGAAAAGCCGATTGGAGCATTATAAAAGATGTTAAAAACGCGGTGAAAATTCCCGTTATCGGCAACGGCGATATTCAGTCGCCGTACGACGCGGAAAAAATGTTTGACGAAACAAACTGCGATTTTATCATGGTCGGCAGAGGCGCACAGGGAAATCCGTTTATTTTCGGGCAGATTTTAAGCTATCTTGAAACTGGAGAGTTTCGCGAAATGCCGCCGTCCGAGCGTCTTGAAACGCTTATTTGGCAGCTTGATATGCTAATTGCCGACAAAGGCGAATATATCGGTTCGCAGGAGGCGCGCAAGCACGTTGCGTGGTATACAAAAGGGCTTAAAAATTCTGCGGAGATAAGGTATAAAGTCAACACCTCGCGCAGTTTTGCCGAGCTTAAAAATTGCATAACGGAATACTTTTCTTCATTATAA
- a CDS encoding MGMT family protein yields MSFYNVVYGKVKQIPKGKVATYGQIAALCGSPRASRAVGYALHFNPEPGVIPCHRVVNRFGALAPSFAFGGKEVQKALLEKESVEVNDDFIVNLEKFQWHS; encoded by the coding sequence ATGAGTTTTTATAATGTTGTTTACGGTAAAGTTAAGCAAATTCCGAAAGGAAAGGTTGCAACGTACGGTCAGATTGCGGCGTTGTGCGGTTCTCCCAGAGCGTCGCGCGCGGTGGGGTATGCACTGCATTTTAACCCCGAGCCGGGAGTTATTCCGTGTCATCGCGTTGTGAACCGTTTCGGGGCGCTTGCGCCGAGCTTTGCTTTCGGCGGAAAAGAAGTACAAAAGGCGCTCCTCGAAAAAGAGAGTGTTGAAGTTAACGACGATTTTATTGTCAATCTTGAAAAATTTCAGTGGCATTCGTAA
- a CDS encoding C40 family peptidase yields MKKTIIGILAALFTVSLLTVTAFADNEKGVVTADVLNVRSQPQIADNVVGSLYNGQTVDILAADGNWYKIDYNSIPAYVHSDYILLRTSYLTSRDGNGAEKRGTLGEEVVEFAKNYLGTPYVYGGASPSGFDCSGFVYYVYKNFGVTLNRVAADQSKNGYVVERSDLMPGDIVLFSRTLDGYISHVGIYVGDNQFIHSPQTGKSVEIVSMSSGYYNYGYVGARRIFK; encoded by the coding sequence ATGAAAAAAACAATAATAGGTATTTTGGCAGCTTTGTTTACTGTTTCGTTATTGACTGTAACCGCTTTTGCGGATAATGAAAAGGGTGTTGTTACGGCAGATGTTCTCAATGTGAGAAGTCAGCCTCAAATTGCGGACAACGTTGTAGGTTCGCTTTACAACGGTCAGACGGTGGACATTCTTGCGGCCGACGGAAATTGGTATAAAATTGATTACAACAGTATTCCTGCTTATGTCCACAGTGACTACATTCTTTTGAGAACATCGTATCTTACTTCTCGCGACGGAAACGGCGCCGAAAAGCGCGGGACTCTCGGCGAAGAAGTTGTTGAATTTGCAAAAAATTACCTCGGCACACCTTATGTTTACGGCGGTGCGTCACCGTCGGGGTTTGACTGCTCGGGTTTTGTGTATTATGTTTACAAAAACTTCGGTGTGACGCTCAACAGAGTTGCGGCAGACCAGAGCAAAAACGGTTATGTTGTTGAACGTTCTGATCTTATGCCGGGTGATATAGTACTTTTTTCGAGAACTCTTGACGGCTACATTTCACATGTCGGTATCTATGTTGGTGACAACCAGTTTATTCATTCACCGCAGACGGGCAAAAGCGTTGAAATTGTTTCAATGTCGTCCGGATATTACAATTACGGATATGTAGGTGCAAGGAGAATATTTAAGTAA